A section of the Drosophila sechellia strain sech25 chromosome 3L, ASM438219v1, whole genome shotgun sequence genome encodes:
- the LOC6606010 gene encoding acetyl-coenzyme A transporter 1: MSAIRRKPTGSNADQELLIDEPPKSEKEAEHKKPDIRGDRRNIAILLFLYVLQGIPIGLIAAIPMLLQNRGASYKQQAEFSFAYWPFSLKLLWAPIVDSLYIRRFGRRKSWLVPVQYLLGAFMLLLSLHVDRWLGGNGVDPNVPLLTLLFFLLNFLAATQDIAVDGWALTMLKRCNVGYASTCNSVGQTAGYFLGYVVFIALESKDFCNTYIRDVPLEEGMITLPRFLWFWGITFVVATTLVAIFKKENDIEDAHMDARYTEEHELNIHESYKILWDMVRMRPVQILAVILLTVKVTFAASDAVTSLKLIDAGVPKDKLALLAIPLIPLQLILPLAVGRYTNGPRPMDVYLKAIPYRIIMATVATGLAYITPYIIRGGAVPAYYYVLLITSYAIYQVFLYSMFVAAMAFFAKISDPAVGGTYMTFLNTLCNLGGNWPNTVVLWLVDVLTWKQCSNSADNTCQGKEEQQSCEASAGKCEITFDGYYLESGICVLYGIVWLLVVRKWIVYLQDLPVRSWLVVKQKSR, translated from the exons ATGTCCGCCATAAGGAGAAAGCCAACGGGCAGCAATGCCGACCAGGAGTTGCTCATCGACGAGCCACCAAAGTCGGAGAAGGAGGCGGAGCACAAGAAGCCAGATATTCGTGGGGACCGGAGGAATATAGCCATACTGCTGTTCCTGTACGTTCTGCAAGGCATTCCCATCGGTCTTATAGCAGCCATACCCATGTTGCTGCAAAACAGAGGAGCTAGCTACAAACAACAGGCGGAGTTTTCCTTCGCCTACTGGCCATTCAGCTTGAAGCTGCTGTGGGCTCCAATTGTGGATTCCCTGTACATCCGGCGATTTGGACGCCGGAAATCGTGGCTAGTCCCAGTGCAGTACCTTCTGGGAGCCTTTATGTTGCTCCTCTCCCTCCACGTGGATCGCTGGCTGGGCGGAAACGGTGTCGATCCCAATGTGCCGCTCCTGACGCTGCTCTTCTTCCTGCTTAACTTCCTGGCTGCCACTCAGGACATCGCCGTTGATGGCTGGGCCTTGACCATGCTGAAGCGATGCAATGTTGGATATGCATCCACCTGCAATAGCGTGGGCCAAACCGCTGGCTACTTCTTGGGCTATGTGGTGTTCATTGCCCTGGAGTCCAAGGATTTCTGCAACACCTACATAAGAGACGTGCCACTCGAGGAGGGCATGATCACATTGCCCCGTTTCCTTTGGTTCTGGGGCATTACATTTGTTGTGGCCACTACTTTGGTGGCCATTTTCAAGAAGGAGAACGACATCGAAGACGCGCACATGGACGCTCGCTACACGGAGGAGCACGAGTTGAACATCCATGAGAGCTACAAGATTTTGTGGGACATGGTGCGCATGCGTCCCGTCCAAATCCTGGCTGTAATTCTGCTCACCGTGAAGGTCACGTTCGCAGCCTCTGATGCTGTGACCAGCTTAAAACTAATTGACGCTGGTGTGCCGAAGGATAAGCTGGCCTTACTCGCCATTCCCCTAATTCCTCTGCAGCTCATTCTGCCGCTGGCGGTCGGTCGGTATACAAACGGACCACGTCCCATGGACGTCTATCTTAAGGCCATTCCCTACCGCATCATCATGGCAACAGTGGCCACTGGCTTGGCCTACATCACACCCTATATCATCCGGGGAGGAGCCGTGCCTGCTTATTACTACGTCCTGCTGATAACCAGTTATGCCATCTACCAAGTATTCCTGTACTCCATGTTTGTGGCCGCCATGGCCTTTTTCGCCAAGATCTCCGACCCAGCCGTCGGTGGCACTTACATGACATTTTTGAACACATTGTGCAATCTGGGCGGTAATTGGCCCAACACAGTGGTCTTGTGGTTGGTGGACGTGCTCACCTGGAAGCAGTGCTCCAATAGTGCGGATAATACCTGCCAGGGCAAGGAGGAGCAACAG AGCTGTGAAGCATCGGCTGGCAAGTGCGAGATAACCTTCGATGGTTACTACTTGGAGTCGGGCATTTGCGTTCTGTACGGCATAGTGtggctgctggtggtgcgCAAATGGATCGTTTACTTGCAGGACCTGCCCGTGAGATCCTGGTTGGTGGTCAAGCAGAAGTCGCGGTAG
- the LOC6606011 gene encoding eukaryotic translation initiation factor 3 subunit E, giving the protein MANFDLTRINCQFLDRHLTFPLLEFLCGKEIYNQQELLEYILETVNKTNMIDYTMDTRKRLNLSQEMPEELVQRKAEVLATLKQLQNEVAPIMKATDILKNGESMKDSKTFVNALQKDYNFKVEHLESAYKLAKYLYECGNYQESTSYLYFCLIVMSPNDKNYLNVLWGKLAAEILTLNWNTALEDLTRLRDYIDNANFSTIQALQQRTWLIHWSVLVFFNHPKGRDLIIEMFLYKPLYLNAIQTMCPHIMRYLATAVVINRTRRNALKDLIKVIQQESYTYRDPITEFLECLYVNFDFEGARLKLHECQTVILNDFFIVACLNEFVEDARLMIFETFCRIHQCITISMLADKLNMKPNEAECWIVNLIRNARLNAKIDSKLGHVVMGTQPLSPYQQLVEKIDSLSMRSEHLAGLIERKSKQKQNQESADSWKYY; this is encoded by the exons ATGGCTAATTTCGACCTGACACGCATCAATTGCCAGTTTTTGGACAGGCACTTGACCTTCCCGCTGCTGGAGTTCTTGTGCGGCAAGGAG atctacaaccagcAGGAGCTGCTGGAGTACATTTTGGAGACGGTAAACAAGACGAACATGATCGATTACACGATGGACACCCGCAAGCGTCTCAATCTCAGCCAGGAGATGCCCGAGGAGCTCGTGCAGCGCAAGGCGGAGGTCCTGGCCACGCTTAAGCAGCTGCAGAACGAGGTGGCACCCATTATGAAGGCCACCGACATTCTCAAGAACGGTGAGAGCATGAAGGACTCGAAGACCTTCGTCAACGCCCTGCAGAAGGACTACAACTTTAAGGTGGAGCACCTGGAGAGCGCCTACAAGCTGGCCAAGTACCTCTACGAGTGCGGCAACTATCAGGAGTCCACCTCTTACCTGTATTTCTGCCTCATCGTCATGTCGCCCAACGACAAG AACTACCTTAATGTGCTGTGGGGCAAGCTGGCCGCCGAGATTCTGACCCTCAACTGGAACACTGCTCTGGAGGATCTAACGCGTTTGCGCGACTACATCGACAACGCCAACTTCAGCACCATCCAGGCCCTGCAGCAGCGCACCTGGCTGATCCACTGGTCGGTCCTGGTCTTCTTCAATCACCCCAAGGGACGCGATCTCATTATTGAGATGTTCCTGTACAAGCCCTTGTATTTGAACGCCATTCAGACGATGTGCCCGCACATCATGCGTTACTTGGCCACCGCCGTAGTCATCAACCGCACCCGCCGTAATGCTCTAAAGGATTTGATCAAGGTGATCCAACAGGAGTCGTACACGTACCGCGATCCCATCACCGAGTTCCTCGAGTGTCTGTACGTGAACTTCGATTTCGAGGGAGCGCGTCTGAAGCTGCACGAGTGCCAGACGGTGATCCTCAACGACTTCTTCATCGTAGCCTGCCTGAATGAGTTCGTGGAGGATGCCCGCTTGATGATCTTCGAGACATTCTGCCGCATCCACCAGTGCATTACCATCAGCATGCTGGCCGATAAGCTGAACATGAAGCCCAACGAGGCTGAGTGTTGGATCGTCAACCTCATCCGCAATGCCCGTCTGAATGCCAAGATCGATTCGAAACTGGGCCATGTGGTGATGGGCACCCAGCCCTTGAGTCCCTATCAGCAGCTGGTGGAGAAGATCGACTCGCTGTCCATGCGGTCGGAGCATTTGGCAGGTTTGATTGAGCGCAAGAGTAAGCAGAAGCAGAATCAGGAGTCGGCCGACTCCTGGAAGTACTACTAG